A window of Reinekea marina contains these coding sequences:
- a CDS encoding GNAT family N-acetyltransferase — translation MIREANSEDTLEIAKVHVDSWRFAYKGIIEDQVLDSLDYSKRSENWKLVLQESSLPMYVSESNEGEITGFVHVSEYRGNDLGSENIGEITSIYIRPELVGTGLGYRLFQKAKASLTEAGFTKIVLWVLEENKLGSNFYKHCGMKPDNGKTIHPKTGLVELRYAMEV, via the coding sequence GTGATACGTGAAGCAAACTCAGAAGACACCTTAGAAATTGCAAAAGTACATGTTGATTCATGGAGATTCGCTTACAAGGGTATCATCGAAGACCAAGTTTTAGACTCTCTTGATTACAGCAAGCGTAGCGAAAATTGGAAGCTAGTTTTGCAGGAAAGCTCCCTGCCAATGTACGTGTCAGAGTCTAACGAAGGTGAAATTACAGGCTTTGTTCACGTCTCAGAATATCGGGGTAATGATTTAGGCTCCGAAAACATAGGCGAAATAACGTCTATATATATACGCCCCGAGTTAGTTGGTACTGGTTTAGGTTATCGTCTTTTCCAAAAAGCTAAAGCATCTCTTACTGAAGCAGGGTTTACTAAAATTGTTTTGTGGGTTCTTGAAGAGAATAAATTAGGATCTAATTTCTACAAGCACTGTGGCATGAAGCCTGATAATGGCAAGACTATACATCCCAAGACAGGACTAGTTGAATTACGCTATGCAATGGAAGTCTAA
- a CDS encoding SMI1/KNR4 family protein has product MNIEAIKQTLESWIDEGYIEGELSVEPEWYVLWRPEEIEEFNKDYELKEYAPGFVTFGGNGGGELLVVNDQGEVFYMPAIGMSPDTAIKIAGSLQEFKGYMRQ; this is encoded by the coding sequence ATGAACATCGAAGCAATTAAGCAAACTCTAGAATCATGGATTGATGAAGGTTACATCGAAGGAGAGCTTTCGGTAGAGCCTGAATGGTATGTTTTGTGGCGTCCTGAAGAAATCGAAGAGTTCAACAAAGATTACGAGCTAAAAGAATATGCGCCGGGTTTTGTTACTTTCGGCGGTAACGGTGGCGGTGAGCTCCTGGTTGTTAATGACCAAGGTGAGGTTTTTTATATGCCTGCTATAGGCATGTCACCAGATACAGCAATAAAAATTGCAGGTAGCCTTCAAGAGTTCAAAGGTTACATGCGACAATGA
- a CDS encoding VOC family protein — protein sequence MQATKDFFVTVLGWEESGFDPSYPRTAVSDGNLKLTLWQVDESLEGEPFNRRKNVGLHHLAIQVSTEEQLDELNRKISKLENCKVEFSPELLSGGPRKHMMFNEPSGLRIELIWLGS from the coding sequence TTGCAGGCTACAAAGGACTTTTTTGTTACAGTGCTTGGTTGGGAAGAATCTGGGTTTGACCCTTCGTATCCCAGAACTGCAGTTTCTGATGGAAATCTGAAGTTAACGCTTTGGCAAGTAGATGAGTCTCTAGAAGGCGAGCCTTTCAATCGACGTAAAAATGTAGGGCTTCATCATTTAGCTATACAGGTCTCTACTGAGGAACAGCTTGACGAGTTAAATCGAAAGATAAGTAAGCTTGAAAACTGCAAGGTAGAGTTTTCCCCTGAATTATTATCAGGTGGCCCTCGAAAACACATGATGTTTAACGAGCCATCTGGATTGCGAATCGAGCTAATCTGGCTTGGTTCTTAA